The following proteins are encoded in a genomic region of Paenibacillus sp. FSL R7-0273:
- a CDS encoding DUF2634 domain-containing protein has product MIPAIGRSGPIKGLLEENAPGQSMMSPSLTYRMDWGLKRITGTVDALEAVRQAAIKVLQTERYEFLIYSTDYGTEWNLVLGKDRLLVRAELLRIVSEALLQDERIRGLEQAEITFNGDQASFNCTVVTYYGNFELRKELIDSV; this is encoded by the coding sequence CGATCAAGGGGTTGCTTGAAGAGAATGCACCTGGACAGAGTATGATGAGCCCCAGTCTTACCTACCGGATGGATTGGGGCCTGAAGCGTATTACCGGCACTGTTGATGCCTTGGAAGCCGTCAGACAGGCTGCCATCAAGGTGCTGCAGACGGAACGTTATGAGTTTCTGATCTACAGTACAGATTACGGGACAGAGTGGAATCTGGTACTGGGCAAGGACAGATTGCTGGTCCGCGCTGAGCTGCTGCGGATTGTCAGTGAAGCACTGCTGCAGGACGAACGGATCCGCGGTCTCGAGCAGGCAGAGATTACTTTTAACGGGGATCAGGCGAGCTTCAATTGTACTGTAGTCACGTATTACGGCAATTTTGAGCTCAGAAAGGAGCTGATAGACAGTGTATGA